One window of the Candidatus Zixiibacteriota bacterium genome contains the following:
- a CDS encoding conserved hypothetical protein (Evidence 4 : Unknown function but conserved in other organisms) has product MSLLIPKARTDTKYLPIYLESLRIDTILSFDLFIKISGEMVLYRSADLPFTEKTKEKLLANKVTRLYVNSKAKAKYQKYIEQNLDKILTDQQIQEEKKAGILYETSKALMKDVLENPSYGENIQRSKRLVENQVSFILKGQEAFHNLLKISSFDYYTFTHSVNVCTFAIALAQQIGRKDEQYLHDLGIGALLHDVGKSKISERILNKRTALSPMEFELMKKHPKWGVEILTTTDMIEAASYYPVLQHHERGTKTGYPNGLGLDEMHEFSRIVAVVDTFDAMTTQRVYQGAMDTFPALKVMFTLKGDYDYELLKAFAELMGPTGLANI; this is encoded by the coding sequence ATGTCACTTTTAATACCAAAAGCACGTACCGACACCAAATACCTCCCGATCTATCTGGAATCGCTCCGGATCGATACGATTCTAAGTTTCGACCTGTTCATCAAGATCAGCGGCGAAATGGTTCTTTACCGCTCCGCCGATCTGCCGTTCACGGAAAAAACCAAAGAGAAACTTCTGGCCAACAAGGTCACCCGGCTTTATGTCAATTCCAAGGCCAAGGCCAAGTATCAGAAATATATCGAGCAGAATCTGGACAAAATTTTGACCGACCAGCAGATTCAGGAAGAGAAAAAAGCCGGGATCCTGTATGAAACTTCCAAGGCCCTGATGAAGGATGTGCTGGAAAATCCGTCCTACGGCGAGAATATTCAGCGCTCCAAGAGACTGGTGGAAAATCAGGTCAGTTTCATTTTGAAGGGGCAGGAAGCATTCCATAATCTTCTCAAAATAAGTTCTTTCGATTATTACACGTTCACCCATTCGGTCAATGTTTGCACCTTTGCGATTGCCCTGGCCCAGCAGATCGGGCGCAAGGACGAGCAGTACCTTCACGACCTCGGGATCGGGGCGCTTTTGCACGATGTCGGGAAATCAAAAATATCGGAGCGGATTTTAAATAAGCGGACCGCCCTCTCGCCGATGGAATTCGAATTGATGAAGAAGCATCCCAAGTGGGGGGTGGAAATTCTGACGACGACCGATATGATCGAGGCGGCCTCGTACTACCCGGTACTCCAGCACCACGAGCGCGGCACCAAGACCGGCTATCCCAACGGGCTGGGGCTCGACGAGATGCACGAATTCAGCCGGATCGTGGCGGTGGTCGATACCTTCGACGCCATGACCACGCAGAGGGTGTATCAGGGGGCGATGGATACGTTCCCGGCACTGAAGGTGATGTTTACCCTAAAGGGCGATTACGATTACGAATTATTGAAGGCGTTCGCCGAACTGATGGGCCCGACGGGGCTGGCGAATATTTAA
- a CDS encoding conserved hypothetical protein (Evidence 4 : Unknown function but conserved in other organisms) translates to MIDKTSNIKLCRRFNIPFQAHELTFCCLKKRPFLSKDIVCHFLIESIIRAQSLHQFDIWAYVFMPNHVHILIWPKREIYSISNIMLSIKQSSSRKAIIHLRKKNPDGLKFLATGFKDTPYRLWMDGGGYDRNFVYSKAIISSVHYIHNNPVRRGLSARPEDWKWSSAIDWSGFGGGPIPINRDSFPAI, encoded by the coding sequence ATGATTGATAAAACCTCGAATATAAAGCTGTGTCGTCGATTTAATATTCCATTTCAGGCTCATGAGCTCACATTTTGTTGCTTGAAGAAAAGACCGTTTTTATCGAAGGATATTGTTTGCCATTTTCTTATCGAGTCCATAATAAGGGCACAATCTTTACATCAATTTGATATCTGGGCGTACGTATTCATGCCGAACCATGTACACATTTTGATCTGGCCGAAAAGGGAAATCTATTCCATTTCAAACATAATGTTATCAATAAAGCAGTCATCCTCAAGAAAGGCCATAATCCATCTACGCAAGAAAAATCCAGACGGACTGAAATTTCTGGCGACCGGTTTTAAGGATACTCCCTATAGACTCTGGATGGATGGGGGAGGATATGACCGTAATTTTGTCTATTCAAAAGCCATCATTAGTTCAGTTCATTATATTCATAATAATCCTGTGAGACGTGGCTTAAGTGCCAGGCCGGAGGATTGGAAGTGGTCAAGTGCCATTGATTGGTCGGGATTCGGCGGTGGTCCTATTCCTATTAATAGAGATAGTTTTCCCGCTATATGA
- a CDS encoding conserved hypothetical protein (Evidence 4 : Unknown function but conserved in other organisms), producing MLDGKFQRGFTLERLRSTAEPKVHHDSGGYYINTLSENVKVYFDDYYLFLEKVYNRCQSELAELESKLNATASSCAETVSYYRARMIILDVTMKTARNFYIDGTNFGVIMTPWCFGTVVLEKIEIYRDRLARGEVNDNLAPEYPYYVIKYMDEIYKKTLLDLFDFPDEAFKMRWQYSELLKRYSKVLTNITQSLNSVLLMVKNYGA from the coding sequence ATGTTAGATGGCAAGTTTCAGCGCGGATTCACCCTGGAAAGACTTCGCAGTACAGCCGAACCGAAGGTCCATCACGATTCCGGCGGCTATTACATTAATACCCTCTCCGAAAACGTGAAAGTCTATTTCGACGATTATTATCTTTTTCTTGAAAAAGTCTATAACCGCTGCCAGAGTGAACTGGCCGAACTGGAATCCAAACTGAATGCCACCGCCTCGTCCTGCGCCGAGACCGTATCATACTACCGGGCCCGGATGATCATTCTCGATGTCACCATGAAGACCGCCCGTAATTTTTATATCGACGGGACCAATTTCGGAGTGATTATGACCCCCTGGTGTTTCGGCACCGTCGTCCTCGAGAAGATCGAGATTTATCGGGATCGTCTGGCCCGGGGTGAGGTCAACGACAATCTGGCCCCGGAATATCCTTACTATGTCATCAAGTATATGGACGAAATATACAAAAAGACCCTTCTGGACCTGTTCGATTTTCCCGATGAGGCGTTCAAGATGCGCTGGCAATACAGCGAACTTTTGAAGCGGTACTCCAAGGTATTGACCAACATCACACAATCGCTCAATTCGGTCCTTTTGATGGTCAAAAATTATGGGGCCTGA